The Methanobacteriaceae archaeon genome contains a region encoding:
- a CDS encoding archaeosine tRNA-ribosyltransferase, which translates to MMEIKLHDGPSRYGNYQDTETPCILTPADEIIVEDEPMPFDVPLEMAKWSVQSTIEKARTDIDKEDERDGKEKIAVIHGSKYPKLRLECVSALEKMGYRTFLVANPEELLKRPRDLLEIIISLREHMNPNSTLFFPFAELNFIPLLVYLGVDLFGESTADFYAQLGVMTTPHGNYELKQYPLYDFNQKELIEYNRKSLDFVLREVKTHIINGTLRNLVEERCCSSPEAMTTLRILDRDYGRFLDKYTPLY; encoded by the coding sequence ATGATGGAAATAAAGTTACACGACGGGCCTTCTAGATATGGTAATTATCAGGATACTGAAACACCATGTATTTTAACACCAGCAGATGAAATAATTGTTGAAGATGAACCTATGCCCTTTGATGTTCCCCTGGAAATGGCTAAATGGTCCGTGCAGAGCACCATTGAAAAAGCCAGAACTGATATTGATAAAGAAGATGAAAGGGATGGGAAAGAAAAGATAGCTGTTATTCATGGATCCAAATATCCAAAACTCCGCCTTGAATGTGTATCTGCACTTGAAAAAATGGGCTATCGCACTTTTCTAGTGGCGAACCCGGAAGAACTTCTTAAAAGACCCCGTGATCTTTTAGAGATTATAATCAGCCTCAGGGAGCATATGAATCCTAATTCCACCCTATTTTTTCCCTTCGCTGAATTAAACTTCATTCCCCTATTAGTTTACTTGGGTGTGGATTTATTTGGTGAATCAACTGCAGATTTCTATGCCCAGTTAGGAGTAATGACCACTCCCCATGGAAATTATGAACTCAAACAATACCCATTATACGATTTCAATCAAAAAGAACTGATTGAATACAACAGAAAATCTCTGGATTTCGTTTTAAGAGAAGTTAAAACACATATAATTAATGGAACATTGCGTAATCTAGTGGAAGAAAGATGTTGTTCCTCTCCAGAGGCTATGACAACTTTAAGAATATTAGACAGAGATTATGGTAGGTTTTTGGATAAATATACACCATTATACTAA
- a CDS encoding PD40 domain-containing protein, giving the protein MKNKVLLLMLVLFLVLVTCGTIVAADNTTERISVSSDGSQSNAASSNPSISADGRYIAFTSYADNLVPGDTNGFSDIFIRDNVLNTTIRASVSNTGEEGNGDSNEPAISVDGRYVTFTSNANNLVPGDTNGVSDIFLRDILLGINKRISITNTGKESNGDSNEPAISADGRFIAFSSYATNLVPSDNNGKCDIFLYDNDSGQITRLTVSNTGNEANGNSEKPTINGDGSLIAFISSANNLVENTVNSYSGVYIYNRNSGILEKVNTSSFEGGFYNFNYPSISANGSYLVFTSGGNSLLIYNTSSKTIEQVEISWNGVPNSMTIEPSISADGRYVAVSSANHEISDTIDRWMDVYIYDQFSKTTKLISSSTGETSFYSSYQPSISADGHTVAFSSLSDVLISDDTNNCKDIFVYTENYPLTATINPDCTKSGDIVTIQVSPSPNIASVSATILDTSYSLIKGSNGFWILSYLVLSLANGFYPVELNVTDNAGNQRNISLGFTVDNTLPTISATITPDLVKSGDYISIDALTSSDTLKATALINGETFDLYQQTTGWNLSYLTPNIPDGTYTILLTATDKSGNQNTTILYFTVDNTPPVLSGSVTPGTAKTNDNLNINATSDSDTTSISALIINQTYDLIKQDDGTWILKYCVPYVSDGNYPILLTATDRAGNQNTLSLNFNLFNPLDNQAPIVSGNVTHCDMMYGELPTKPWIYFHVLTDSDVIGVTATVLGNVYILERQEDGSWAAEYSSWLTEGNYTVLLTAQDWSGNQGTQTVNFTVRNISPIINYTVTSKVKSRNNLIIIVHANPDPWKVTVSSPFGEIDLEKQANGSWTTNYTIPDTEDGYKNLYIKCLYEMNWFSWLLPNYTIMNLVRNTGFTVDNTPPIISVSATPNPIKSGDVIKISCISTSYFDPDDTSTITVNIFGQNLNLNWTSWTYSWSRNSGTWNAETIIPQLPDGTYSALVTANDDVGNQITEKINFTVDNTPPTITAIITPDRLKYIDFSRQNTSIIAESSPDAKEIHAYFEDGSEGLLGYSDNNWILQLNFPYLLPIGTYVINLKVFDYAGNEAQTSVNYYVYPNLSVKNPLIKPSESGSDSSNNNQPGDGSSITGSATGTSTQSTGSAAETSDDPNDGTPLLKFVLQVLLILGDACTIIFAIGFIAVLIWALLAVLTICGWILGIFLIFVVALIIAAIIIVVTLILYQYYYNLKRG; this is encoded by the coding sequence ATGAAAAATAAAGTTCTACTACTAATGCTCGTATTATTTTTGGTTTTAGTAACCTGTGGAACAATAGTAGCAGCTGATAACACCACAGAAAGGATAAGTGTTTCTAGTGATGGAAGTCAATCCAACGCTGCCAGTTCCAACCCATCAATCAGCGCAGATGGACGATACATCGCATTCACATCATATGCTGATAATTTAGTCCCGGGTGACACCAATGGATTTTCGGATATTTTCATCCGTGACAATGTTCTAAACACAACTATAAGAGCAAGTGTATCAAATACTGGTGAAGAGGGCAATGGTGATAGTAACGAACCTGCAATCAGTGTTGATGGACGTTATGTGACTTTTACCTCAAATGCAAATAATTTAGTGCCAGGAGACACCAACGGTGTTTCTGATATCTTTTTACGGGATATATTATTGGGAATCAATAAACGCATTAGTATAACCAATACAGGTAAGGAGAGCAATGGTGATAGTAACGAACCTGCAATTAGTGCAGATGGACGTTTCATAGCTTTCAGTTCATATGCAACTAACCTTGTCCCCTCTGACAATAATGGAAAATGTGATATTTTTTTATATGATAATGATTCTGGCCAGATCACACGATTAACTGTTTCAAACACAGGTAATGAAGCAAATGGCAACAGTGAGAAACCTACAATAAACGGTGATGGCAGTTTAATTGCTTTTATCTCGTCTGCAAATAATCTGGTTGAAAATACTGTTAACAGTTATTCTGGAGTATATATTTACAACAGAAATTCAGGCATCCTGGAAAAGGTTAATACCTCTAGTTTTGAAGGAGGTTTTTATAATTTTAATTATCCTTCAATCAGTGCTAATGGCTCTTATTTGGTCTTTACCTCAGGAGGTAATAGTCTTTTAATTTATAACACCTCATCAAAAACTATAGAACAAGTGGAAATCTCATGGAATGGGGTACCAAATTCCATGACAATTGAACCATCAATAAGTGCTGATGGTCGTTACGTGGCAGTTTCAAGTGCAAATCACGAGATCAGCGACACAATTGACAGATGGATGGATGTATATATCTATGATCAATTTTCCAAAACTACTAAATTAATATCCAGTTCCACAGGAGAAACATCATTTTACAGCAGTTACCAGCCCTCAATAAGTGCCGACGGACATACAGTAGCATTCAGCTCCCTCTCAGATGTACTTATATCAGACGATACCAATAACTGTAAAGACATCTTTGTGTACACAGAAAATTATCCACTAACTGCCACTATCAATCCAGATTGCACAAAGTCTGGTGATATTGTCACCATACAAGTTAGTCCCAGCCCCAATATTGCAAGTGTGTCTGCTACTATTCTTGATACATCCTATTCCCTGATCAAGGGAAGTAACGGTTTTTGGATCTTAAGTTATCTTGTTCTATCACTTGCTAATGGTTTTTATCCGGTTGAGTTAAATGTAACTGATAATGCAGGGAATCAAAGAAATATTTCACTTGGATTCACAGTAGATAACACACTCCCTACAATTTCGGCCACAATTACACCTGATTTAGTTAAATCAGGCGATTACATTTCTATTGATGCACTTACCAGTTCAGATACCCTAAAAGCCACTGCTTTAATTAATGGAGAAACATTTGACTTATACCAACAGACTACAGGGTGGAATCTTTCTTACTTAACTCCAAACATTCCTGATGGAACCTATACAATTCTTCTAACAGCAACTGATAAATCAGGGAATCAAAATACAACCATCCTCTATTTCACAGTGGACAACACACCTCCAGTATTATCCGGTTCGGTAACTCCAGGTACTGCGAAAACAAATGATAATCTAAACATAAATGCCACTTCTGATTCTGATACAACCAGCATATCCGCTTTAATCATAAATCAAACCTATGACCTAATAAAACAAGATGATGGTACCTGGATTCTTAAATATTGTGTTCCATATGTTTCAGATGGTAATTATCCCATCCTATTAACAGCAACAGATAGAGCAGGTAATCAGAATACTCTTTCACTCAATTTCAATCTTTTCAACCCATTAGATAACCAGGCGCCAATAGTTTCGGGAAATGTAACCCATTGTGATATGATGTATGGGGAACTTCCAACTAAGCCTTGGATATATTTCCATGTTTTAACGGATTCTGATGTTATTGGTGTGACAGCAACAGTTTTGGGCAATGTATATATTCTCGAACGTCAGGAAGACGGCTCATGGGCAGCTGAATATTCCAGTTGGTTAACAGAAGGAAACTACACTGTTCTATTAACTGCTCAAGACTGGTCCGGAAACCAAGGAACACAAACAGTTAACTTCACCGTTAGAAACATAAGCCCCATAATAAATTACACAGTTACCTCCAAGGTAAAATCAAGAAATAATTTAATTATAATAGTTCACGCCAACCCCGACCCATGGAAAGTCACTGTATCAAGCCCCTTTGGAGAAATAGATCTAGAAAAACAAGCCAATGGATCATGGACAACCAATTACACAATCCCAGATACCGAAGACGGATATAAAAATCTATATATTAAGTGTTTATATGAAATGAACTGGTTTTCATGGCTATTACCCAATTATACCATAATGAATTTAGTTAGAAATACTGGATTCACAGTTGACAACACCCCACCTATTATTTCAGTTTCTGCCACACCTAATCCCATAAAATCAGGTGATGTAATCAAGATTTCATGTATCAGTACATCATATTTCGACCCAGACGATACTAGTACAATCACAGTCAATATTTTTGGACAAAATTTAAACCTGAATTGGACTTCTTGGACCTATTCATGGAGTCGAAACTCTGGTACCTGGAATGCAGAAACCATTATCCCACAACTTCCCGATGGAACTTATTCAGCCCTAGTAACAGCTAACGATGATGTGGGTAACCAAATCACCGAAAAAATCAACTTCACAGTGGACAACACCCCACCTACGATAACAGCTATAATAACTCCAGATAGATTAAAATATATTGATTTTAGCAGACAAAATACATCAATTATTGCAGAATCATCACCTGATGCGAAAGAAATTCACGCATATTTCGAAGATGGTTCCGAAGGTCTATTAGGTTACTCTGATAATAATTGGATTTTGCAATTAAATTTCCCATACCTACTCCCAATTGGAACCTATGTCATAAATCTAAAAGTATTCGATTATGCTGGTAATGAAGCACAAACATCTGTTAACTATTATGTATACCCAAACTTAAGTGTAAAAAATCCTTTAATTAAACCTTCAGAATCAGGAAGTGATTCATCAAACAATAATCAACCAGGGGACGGATCTTCAATAACAGGATCAGCCACAGGAACGTCAACACAGTCAACTGGAAGTGCAGCCGAAACCTCAGATGATCCCAACGATGGAACACCTTTATTGAAATTCGTCTTACAAGTTTTACTTATATTAGGGGATGCATGCACAATTATATTTGCTATTGGATTTATTGCTGTCCTAATATGGGCACTTTTAGCTGTTTTAACAATTTGTGGATGGATCCTTGGAATATTCCTAATATTTGTGGTTGCATTAATCATTGCAGCAATAATTATAGTAGTTACACTAATATTATATCAATATTATTATAATCTTAAGAGAGGTTGA
- the hdrC gene encoding CoB--CoM heterodisulfide reductase subunit C — MSFLKRLKNVFTGEEEPKKEEKADKSDTEKPPVEKEETKPQETAKEVPEKSVEPKPEEQEQKDEPVEEKPVTQEETKETPAPEKEKTEEDKPETKKEEPDKAEVEESVKTEEKPKKERSESMTLLQKDENLVTRADVDEDFKQDIMDAGAESVAICFQCGTCTGACPSGRRTPYRIRGIVRRAVMGLKEDVISDDTLWMCTTCYECQERCPRGIKIVDIVKIVRNYAAQAGYMGQAHKMVGSFVIKTGHGVPINPETKELRKKVGLGELPPTTHSFPGALEEVQGIVKATGFDNLIGYNWETETIE; from the coding sequence ATGAGCTTTCTAAAACGCTTAAAAAATGTGTTTACTGGCGAAGAAGAGCCAAAAAAGGAAGAAAAAGCAGATAAATCTGATACAGAAAAGCCCCCGGTTGAAAAAGAAGAAACAAAACCACAAGAAACCGCCAAGGAAGTTCCAGAAAAATCAGTAGAACCGAAACCGGAAGAACAAGAACAAAAAGATGAACCGGTGGAAGAGAAACCAGTTACTCAGGAAGAAACTAAAGAAACACCTGCTCCAGAAAAAGAAAAAACCGAAGAAGATAAACCTGAGACTAAAAAAGAAGAACCGGACAAGGCTGAAGTTGAAGAATCTGTTAAAACTGAAGAAAAGCCAAAAAAAGAAAGGAGTGAAAGCATGACTTTACTGCAAAAGGATGAAAACTTAGTAACCCGTGCAGATGTAGACGAAGATTTCAAACAGGATATCATGGATGCTGGCGCTGAGTCAGTGGCCATATGTTTCCAGTGTGGTACCTGTACAGGAGCCTGCCCATCTGGTAGGAGAACCCCTTACCGAATAAGAGGAATAGTCAGAAGGGCTGTAATGGGCCTGAAAGAAGATGTTATATCAGACGACACCCTCTGGATGTGTACCACCTGTTATGAATGCCAGGAAAGATGCCCCCGAGGTATTAAAATCGTGGATATTGTGAAAATCGTGCGAAACTACGCTGCCCAAGCAGGTTACATGGGACAGGCACATAAAATGGTGGGAAGCTTCGTTATCAAAACAGGTCACGGTGTACCCATCAACCCAGAAACAAAAGAACTCAGGAAAAAAGTGGGGCTGGGAGAATTACCACCAACCACGCACAGCTTCCCTGGAGCCTTAGAAGAAGTACAGGGCATAGTAAAGGCCACAGGATTCGACAACCTCATAGGCTACAACTGGGAAACAGAAACAATAGAATAA
- the hdrB gene encoding CoB--CoM heterodisulfide reductase subunit B — translation MAEKEFAYFLGCIMNNRYPGIEKATRILFENLGVGLKDMEGASCCPAPGVFGSFDRTTWASIAARNITIAEEQGNDIMTECNGCFGSLFETNHMLHEDEQMKEKINKVLAEVGREYKGEINVRHFAEILYNDVGLEKLAESVTKPLNLNVAVHYGCHFLKPSAEINIDDPIKPTILDELVEITGAKSVPYKDKMMCCGAGGGLRSRDIDVTADFTREKLTNMREAGVDAIVNVCPFCHLQFDVGQVEVNDKFGTDFEIPVFHLAQLFGLAMGLGGDELTLDAHQVCTDSAMEKCWDFSELDEVTGGE, via the coding sequence ATGGCTGAAAAAGAATTTGCATACTTCTTAGGATGTATCATGAATAACCGATACCCAGGTATCGAAAAAGCCACACGAATACTCTTTGAGAATCTTGGTGTAGGTCTTAAGGACATGGAAGGAGCATCATGCTGTCCAGCACCAGGAGTATTCGGTTCATTTGACAGAACCACTTGGGCTTCCATAGCTGCCAGGAACATAACCATCGCTGAAGAACAGGGAAATGACATCATGACCGAGTGTAATGGATGTTTCGGATCCCTATTTGAAACCAACCACATGCTACATGAAGATGAACAGATGAAGGAGAAAATCAACAAGGTTCTCGCAGAAGTTGGACGTGAATACAAAGGTGAAATTAACGTACGACACTTCGCTGAAATTCTCTATAACGATGTAGGATTGGAAAAACTGGCAGAATCAGTAACTAAACCACTGAACCTTAATGTTGCAGTGCACTACGGCTGCCACTTCCTCAAACCAAGCGCTGAAATCAACATTGACGACCCAATAAAACCAACCATTCTGGACGAACTGGTAGAAATCACTGGAGCCAAGTCTGTACCTTACAAGGACAAAATGATGTGCTGTGGTGCTGGTGGAGGTCTAAGATCTCGAGATATCGATGTAACCGCAGATTTCACCAGAGAAAAACTCACCAACATGAGAGAAGCAGGTGTAGATGCCATTGTAAATGTCTGCCCATTCTGTCACCTTCAGTTCGATGTGGGTCAGGTTGAAGTTAATGATAAATTCGGCACTGACTTTGAAATCCCTGTCTTCCATTTAGCCCAACTCTTCGGATTGGCCATGGGACTGGGTGGAGATGAGTTAACCCTGGATGCCCACCAGGTATGCACAGACTCTGCCATGGAGAAGTGCTGGGACTTCTCAGAACTGGATGAAGTAACTGGTGGAGAATAA
- a CDS encoding DUF749 domain-containing protein — MFVATLAGVFKFAELPEKYGPFVQYKATIENRSIKDTDDIAILDIVGTESVHVLFLDSYKSMGEIDQELNAADAKLNHRSKQVLEGYL; from the coding sequence TTGTTCGTAGCTACTCTTGCTGGAGTTTTTAAATTCGCAGAATTACCTGAAAAATACGGTCCTTTTGTACAGTACAAAGCAACTATTGAAAATAGATCAATCAAAGACACTGATGACATTGCAATTCTGGATATTGTCGGCACAGAAAGTGTCCATGTGCTGTTTTTAGACTCATATAAGAGTATGGGGGAGATCGACCAGGAACTTAATGCTGCCGATGCCAAGCTCAATCATCGTTCCAAACAAGTACTGGAAGGTTATTTATGA
- a CDS encoding DUF2096 domain-containing protein, producing the protein MSQLPAEQTWMVLVELLTDLRKKGVKIPNGITKNVQMAKTTINFYKVDPTDPQRQVEVARINEFLTKIQDSLMNLADEQGDKYSAKWLNKLLRASQGEEVYPEKRTDSKFVVGAPSGFSMIRVNFKAPLSEDRVQEIAEYHNVIIEFEEDNLIAVYGDKENLKISLQELSSFFKEQLKEMK; encoded by the coding sequence ATGAGTCAACTCCCAGCAGAGCAAACCTGGATGGTGCTGGTGGAACTATTAACCGACCTTAGAAAAAAGGGAGTAAAAATTCCCAATGGGATCACTAAAAATGTTCAGATGGCCAAGACCACCATCAACTTCTATAAAGTGGATCCCACTGACCCGCAAAGACAGGTTGAAGTAGCAAGAATAAACGAATTTTTAACTAAAATTCAGGATTCTTTAATGAACCTTGCAGATGAGCAGGGAGATAAATACAGTGCTAAATGGTTAAACAAACTATTAAGAGCTTCCCAAGGGGAAGAAGTGTATCCTGAGAAGAGAACAGATTCAAAATTTGTGGTGGGAGCACCTTCTGGATTTTCCATGATCCGGGTTAACTTCAAGGCACCCCTATCAGAGGATAGGGTTCAGGAAATTGCCGAGTACCATAATGTAATTATAGAATTTGAGGAAGATAATCTTATAGCAGTTTACGGGGATAAAGAAAACCTTAAGATAAGTCTCCAGGAACTATCTTCATTCTTCAAGGAACAGTTAAAAGAGATGAAATAA
- a CDS encoding metallophosphoesterase family protein — protein MKILAVSDLHGNIKPLINYLNNNKVDLIVIAGDITHFGPVELGEDILNEISSFKVPVLAIPGNCDPGSMHINMDNTQAINIHARNIVINNIGVCGFGGSNPTPFDTPLEFEEVQIYDEAKKALEGIKEEKITLFITHAPPYGTKTDLLPSGMHVGSKSLRKIIEEVQPTLNICGHIHEARGTDQIGKTKIINPGQMSEGHACLIKTSDTSEEEEIETEIIKI, from the coding sequence ATGAAAATATTAGCTGTCAGTGATCTTCACGGTAATATAAAACCTCTAATCAATTACCTTAATAATAATAAAGTAGATCTAATTGTCATTGCCGGTGATATTACCCATTTCGGTCCAGTGGAGCTGGGTGAAGATATTCTAAATGAAATAAGTTCCTTTAAGGTTCCTGTACTGGCCATACCCGGAAACTGCGACCCTGGTTCCATGCACATCAACATGGATAATACTCAGGCCATCAACATCCATGCTAGAAACATTGTAATTAATAACATAGGGGTCTGTGGATTTGGAGGTTCAAACCCAACACCCTTCGACACCCCTCTGGAATTCGAGGAAGTACAAATCTATGATGAGGCTAAAAAGGCCCTTGAAGGAATTAAAGAAGAAAAAATAACTCTATTTATTACTCACGCACCCCCTTATGGTACTAAAACTGATTTACTTCCTTCCGGGATGCATGTGGGAAGTAAAAGTCTTCGTAAAATAATTGAAGAAGTGCAACCAACACTTAATATCTGTGGACATATACACGAAGCACGGGGTACGGATCAGATTGGTAAAACTAAAATAATAAACCCGGGGCAAATGTCAGAGGGCCATGCCTGTTTAATTAAAACTTCAGATACTTCAGAAGAAGAGGAAATAGAGACAGAAATTATAAAAATATGA
- a CDS encoding 2-phosphoglycerate kinase, giving the protein MIMVEGEVSGKKYREPFSKGVLARSLTRAEMDPNKAYTFSSQIEAQLKKDGIKLINLDDLVKIVRQRLKEEDAEIAAQYGLWKRIRKCQDPLVILIGGSSGVGTSSIAFEVANRLGIRNMISTDMIREVMRKTSSKELLPTIYESSYTAYRSLRIPPPPELDEVLIGFRDHVDTVSVGVEAVIERSITEGISIVIEGVHIVPGFIREDLVSRDNVNMFILTLEDEEVHKGRFYSRCRQQWARRPLERYMNYFGAIRRTHKYFESQANKYHVPVIENIDITTTIESIIEEITKNYGSEENVAEDKS; this is encoded by the coding sequence ATGATTATGGTTGAAGGAGAGGTGAGTGGTAAAAAATATCGGGAACCTTTTTCAAAGGGAGTTTTAGCCAGGTCTTTAACCCGTGCAGAAATGGATCCCAATAAAGCCTACACCTTCTCTTCCCAGATAGAAGCTCAACTTAAAAAAGATGGCATCAAGCTTATTAACCTGGATGACCTGGTTAAAATCGTTCGCCAAAGACTTAAAGAGGAAGATGCGGAAATAGCAGCCCAGTATGGTTTGTGGAAAAGGATCAGGAAATGTCAGGATCCCCTGGTCATTCTTATTGGTGGTTCTTCAGGTGTGGGCACATCCTCCATAGCATTCGAAGTAGCAAACCGTCTGGGAATACGTAACATGATCAGTACAGACATGATACGCGAAGTCATGCGGAAAACTTCCTCTAAAGAGCTTTTACCCACTATTTACGAATCCAGCTACACTGCTTACCGATCTCTGCGTATACCTCCACCACCTGAACTGGACGAAGTCCTCATTGGTTTCAGGGACCATGTGGACACAGTCAGCGTAGGTGTGGAAGCAGTAATTGAACGATCCATCACCGAAGGAATCAGCATAGTAATTGAAGGAGTTCACATCGTACCAGGATTCATCAGAGAAGATCTAGTATCCAGGGATAATGTAAACATGTTCATATTAACCCTGGAAGATGAAGAAGTTCATAAAGGTAGGTTCTATTCAAGATGCAGGCAACAGTGGGCTAGAAGGCCACTTGAAAGATACATGAACTATTTCGGAGCTATTAGAAGGACTCACAAATACTTCGAAAGTCAGGCTAACAAGTACCATGTGCCAGTTATAGAAAACATAGACATCACCACCACTATTGAATCAATTATTGAAGAGATTACCAAGAACTATGGAAGTGAAGAAAATGTTGCCGAAGATAAAAGTTAA
- a CDS encoding CBS domain-containing protein, with protein sequence MLPKIKVKEVMSKEVVTVPPSEDVVFAFEKLMKHKISSLPVVDGDELVGIVTATDLGHNLILDKYELGTTVEEVMVNQVIYVSPEDELNTAVRKMHEYGKDGGIINQLVVLDNHELVGIVSDGDIIRAIKV encoded by the coding sequence ATGTTGCCGAAGATAAAAGTTAAGGAAGTAATGAGTAAGGAAGTTGTGACTGTTCCTCCCTCTGAAGATGTTGTATTCGCCTTTGAAAAGCTTATGAAACACAAAATTAGTTCATTACCAGTGGTTGATGGTGATGAATTGGTGGGAATTGTAACTGCCACAGATTTGGGCCACAACCTCATCCTGGACAAGTACGAACTGGGCACCACAGTAGAAGAAGTGATGGTTAATCAAGTCATATACGTATCTCCTGAAGATGAGCTTAACACTGCAGTGCGCAAGATGCATGAGTATGGTAAAGATGGTGGCATAATAAACCAGTTAGTGGTTTTAGACAATCATGAACTGGTGGGCATTGTTTCAGATGGTGATATAATAAGGGCCATAAAGGTATAA
- a CDS encoding FprA family A-type flavoprotein has translation MKADSVKIGDGVYWIGVMDWDIRNYHGYTLKGTTYNAYLVFGEDEVAIIDNTYPGSSAQLWGRVEDAFQKEGRNLKIDVIVQNHVERDHSGSLVEIHKRFPEAPIYCSQVAINGLKQHYPGLEGAEFRPVKTGDTMEVGGRTLAFLDAKMLHWPDSMFTLLLDEGILFSNDAFGQHLCFRERYDHEIPEYVLMNAAQKFYANLVTPASMLVMRKLEEVKELGLLEKIKMIAPSHGQIWTDPLKIITAYSNWATGQCKDKATIIYDTMHYSTRMMAHALAEGLMSEGVDVAMYFLHDDERSEMVNDILDSKALLVGIPTLFNGPYPSVGDLLYYLEGLSFQRTGIKRLATTFGSKGWSGKGAVKVAETLAKCGFEVIDTYEVNYVPSGDELDKCYQMGQEMARKIKEM, from the coding sequence ATGAAAGCAGATTCTGTTAAAATTGGTGATGGAGTGTACTGGATTGGAGTTATGGATTGGGATATTCGAAACTATCATGGTTACACCCTGAAGGGGACAACTTATAATGCTTATTTAGTTTTTGGCGAAGATGAAGTGGCCATAATCGATAATACTTACCCTGGTTCTTCAGCCCAGTTATGGGGTAGAGTGGAGGACGCCTTCCAGAAGGAAGGAAGAAATTTAAAAATAGATGTTATAGTTCAAAATCATGTTGAACGTGACCATAGTGGCTCTCTTGTAGAAATTCATAAACGATTCCCAGAAGCCCCTATATATTGCAGTCAGGTGGCAATTAATGGCTTGAAACAGCATTACCCTGGACTGGAAGGAGCTGAATTCCGTCCAGTGAAAACTGGTGATACAATGGAAGTGGGAGGTAGGACTCTGGCCTTTTTAGATGCTAAAATGCTTCACTGGCCGGACAGTATGTTCACTCTCCTGTTAGATGAGGGAATCCTATTTTCTAATGATGCCTTTGGGCAGCATCTCTGTTTCAGGGAAAGATATGATCATGAAATACCAGAATATGTGTTGATGAATGCTGCGCAGAAATTCTATGCCAACCTGGTTACACCCGCTTCCATGCTGGTTATGCGCAAGTTGGAAGAAGTTAAAGAACTTGGTTTACTGGAAAAGATTAAAATGATCGCCCCTTCACACGGTCAGATCTGGACTGATCCCCTAAAAATTATCACTGCTTACAGTAACTGGGCTACTGGTCAGTGCAAAGACAAAGCCACCATCATCTATGACACCATGCATTACTCTACCCGTATGATGGCCCATGCCCTGGCTGAGGGACTAATGAGTGAAGGAGTGGATGTGGCCATGTACTTCCTGCATGATGATGAAAGGAGTGAAATGGTGAATGATATTCTGGACAGTAAAGCGCTTCTGGTGGGAATTCCAACTCTTTTCAACGGACCATACCCCAGTGTTGGAGATCTGCTTTACTATCTGGAAGGACTGAGCTTCCAGCGTACTGGAATTAAAAGACTGGCCACCACCTTCGGTTCCAAAGGGTGGAGCGGTAAAGGTGCAGTGAAGGTTGCTGAAACCCTTGCTAAATGTGGATTCGAAGTTATAGACACTTACGAGGTTAATTACGTCCCTAGCGGTGATGAACTGGATAAATGTTACCAGATGGGGCAGGAAATGGCCCGAAAGATCAAAGAGATGTAG